The Electrophorus electricus isolate fEleEle1 chromosome 15, fEleEle1.pri, whole genome shotgun sequence genome segment TAAGTGAATCACTAGTGAATCATGTACTACACATCCAAGACTTTCATGGATCATTTTTGGCTTCAATAGTCTTTTTGCTGATACATAAATCTTGTGTATGAAGTCCTAGAAAGTGACAACATGGCATAGGTTTGACTTTTACTTGCTTTAAACCCCCCAGttcagcatgtttttaaaatatctttaaatgGTTCAAAATCTTTCTAAAAAAACTTACTGGTGGTCCAGGATAACCAGGAGGTCCAGTGATACCCTGTCAAAAAGTGAACAAAATTAATGTCCTTAAGGAACTCTCATGTGTTATTTGTTAAGTGGCacctttattttgtaatttattttgtcattatgttCCACTGACAGGTTGACCAGGAGAGGAAAGTGCTCTGTGTACAGGGTCGCCTTTGGCTCCTTTTTGTCCTTTTGGTCCCTGCACAGAGCACAAAAggcataataaatatataatgtatatgtaccATCCATACAATAATCCTCCAGGATTAGGACTAGGAGCTACATATTCAGGGataaagcacacaaagacaGTAAACTGGCTCTGACAGGAATATGCTCATATTCCTGCATGCTGTTAGACAGTCATAAGGCACTAGTTTTCCCTTACAGCTGGTCCATGAGGGCCATCAAGGCCGTAAAGGCCAGGGAATCCTGGGTCACCTTTGGATCCTTTACAGCCATCTAATCCTGGAAGACCAGGAAGGCCCCCAAGTCCAGGAAGACCCTGCGATACAGAATCAGTTAAAAGCCAAGAGAAGTGACTGAATTAAGTAAATTGTAAACACTAGAAAATCTGGTTTTAGTTGTATTTGGTGTTAGGTACAAAATTCTAGGAAGTGTTCTTGTCCAATCCAGGAGGCATATTAGGGTATCTTTTCAACACTGGGGTATCAACAAGGTGGTTACTTATTCTTCTGGAAACAGGATGGGGAACACACTACTGGCACCGTGtatcagcaccatggacagcaccacaaaacacaaaaagacccGCGTGGAACGAAACATGGCTGGAAGACATCGATTAACTGAGCTGCTCGTCATggtaaacacaaaagaaaatctaaaatcCAAAAACTGCATGTTCTTAACACACTTACAAAGACTCCTGGAAGTCCATGATGTCCTTTTATTCCTTGAGGACCCTGAAAAAGAGGCAAAATCATACAGTGATAATAATACGGGAAATCATAATGTTGTTCAGCATTATATAGAATGGGAGTGTTCTATCCCAACTAATGGCTAGTGTGGACATTACCATTGTGATCAGCTGCAAGAAAGAATGTGAggtaacacacactgcagctatAACTGGCACAAATCAGATCTCTTTGAAATCGGATCTTTTTCTCCATATGCGAGACAGATTTGGATGGTGGTGTTGGCAGCAAAAGCACTGAATCTGCCATTTACAATTCTGAGTTGGGCCACTTTCATTTGTGGTACTTAAAATGTGATATGTGGTCAATTCATATTTGAGTGAATTCAGTCCAGCTTGACATTTGTCATAATTTCACATGGGCAGGAATGCAAGATGGACGACACCCCCCCAAGTGAGGTGGCTGCCTTGACTCCACAGAGCCGTTGCTATGGCCACATAATTGTCTACATCTGTATGAATGTGTCACCTGAAGCACTGctcctgtgtgcatgtgggtcAGTTCGGGAGCATGATCTGTTCAGGCTAATTTTGGATATAGGCCATGTTTAAAAGATATTGTGACTCAATGACCCAACATCAACAAAAAATTGGATTTTGGCCACTTTTACCTGCATTGCAAATGCGGCCTAAAAacatatgcttgtgtgtgaatgcatatgGATATTTACACTTTCTCCCATTGGACCAGACACGCCAGGGATTCCTTCATATCCACGATGTCCTTTCTCTCCAGGAAGCCCTGGGATACCAGGAGAACCAGGTGGTCCTTGAAGGCCATCTTTCCCTAAAGCACCGGGTAATCCCTACAAACAGAGGACACATTATCGATCCCTGCAACTAATGACTGATCTGGGCCCAGGAGCAGACGCTGAATGCAGAATGCAGAAGTGGATTCCTGTCAAAGGCCTTCATGGCTGCTGGATGACTTGTGCTTTGAGGTGTACCAGTAGAAATGCTCAACCTTAAAGGCTCAGTTGTTACACAAGGGGACTCCGTGACCAGTTTGAAGGAACTAATAAATATAAGTGGATTCAATGTACAGCAAGCGTGTAATGATCAGGAAGTTAATGAGTTAATAAGTTAGTTAATGAGCGGTTTGACTAAAGTTGACACGTGTTTCTGTGTTTACGTAAATATACTTCAAAAAAACAAGACCTTGGTTATATAACTATCACGGAATGTgcctccccccacgagtcacgtgcaggggattcacatgtgtgtttgtaaccacgccctccacGTTAATGTCGATCTTTGCGAGACCCGCTGTAGCCGGTTTGTGTAATTACCGTTAATGTGTATACgttcttcgtttaatgttaattgtatTGTCATGTTCATGGTAgacgttatatgtgagtgccacctttgtcgTCTGTGTTTTAGAAACGTCCTACCCGGTTGAgaaagtctgtgcgtcctgcctagCTCCCTGTTACAATAACACATTTTCAGTGACAACAAGATCAACTTAAGTGCTGTAAAATTAGGCTACAATTTAAGAAGACAAcaggctaaaaataaaatttgttataTAGTTAACaaaatacattcattaaaaatttatttcaatatgtgtaaatataatttGCAAAGTCTACACAGTCCAAACATTTGGGCTTTCATGGTGAGGATGAACAGgcatatatgtgaatgtgtaagTTCTTCTCTGTGGTATATATGATCCTAGAAGCATCGAGAACATTCTTTCCCATTTTTGGAGAGATCAATTTATGGTATATATGGAGGTAATGTGTTCGtatttaagtttcaagtttcaagtttggtttatttgtcacatacatagtcatacacagtataactcgcagtgaaatggttgagagtgctctgtccaaactgaggaaaaagaaaaacaggggtgcatagaggaatatatattctatatatatacaaaaatatattaatgtatgtacaatatgtatattatgtttatatacacaatgtacaatgtatatatggatatgtatatatgtatgtacacaatgtacagaatgtacagttccatcttgtaattgacatatttacagttatatgttacatggcgGTaactgaacatatttacagttatgttacatggtggtggtccccacagtttatcagtttccctgattcagggcccgaatggcctgtgggaagaagctccttttcagtctctctgtcttggtcttcagggagcgaaagcgcctccctgacctcaacagacagaagagcctattgttgggatgggtggggaccttcacaatcctcctggccttggtctggcaccgcttgtagtagatggtctgcaggtcaggaagttctgtatgagtgatgcgctctgctgaacacaccaccctctggagtgcttgtctgtcctgcttggtgctgttcccaaaccagactgtgatgctccccgtgaggatgctcgcGATAGTGCAGgcgtagaagttccgcagtaccttggagggcagtctgaagtctcttaggcatctgaggtggtaacagggagttggtgtggcgggaccaggacaggtcctgcgagatgtgaactccaaggtacctgaaactgtctactctctccaccgtggttccatgatcctcacaggttggtagtgccactcctgcttctggctgcagtccacaatcagcgcctttgtcttgctgacgtttaggaggagattaaacacctggaaaactggtgccagggaaataatctcctccaggtaggccctccaatcgttgtccgagatcaggcccatgacgacggtgtcatcagcaaacttgacaatgatggtggagctggaagtggctgtgcagtcgtagatgtacagtgagtagagcagggggcttaggacacaaccctgaggagctccagtgctgagggtgagggtggatgagacacagttgcccacccgtactgactgtggtctgtctgtttttacacaAGCGAGCTGGTTGTCTTTGAGTTTGTATTCTGTACCAAGCATTTTGCTCAGCATGTGACTGGatataaaagctgtgtgtggACCGTTGTGTCCTTCCGTTCCTCGtaaggtgctatataagtgtaatTTCACTCCTTTATTAATGCTATTAAATCAACCCCCAAGTCCTTTAACTTGCAGTCATTGTTCAGTGACCTTCATTTCGGAAAAGGCATCACTCATTTCAATTAGATGTCAGAATTCCTCATCTTTCagaacttttgttttgttttgttttttcaaatgttatcttgcaaaaaaaataaaaattcagtgTTTGCAAATAAATCCCATCTTTTGTGAgcaagtttatttttatagcaaTACTTTATCGCAGTGTTACGTGAGAGAAGAATTCTGCACagtctctctcctctactcccctcccctcctgtcacctctcctcccctcccgtcacctctcctctcctcccctcccctcctgtcacctctcctcccctcccctcctgtcacctctcctcctctcctgttacctctcctctcctcccctcctgtcagctctcctctcctcccgtcacctctcctcccctcccctcccctccactcccctcctgttacctctcctctcctcccctcctgtcacctctcctctcctcccatcacctctcctcccctcccctcccgtcacctctcctctcctcctctcctgttacctctcctctcctcccctcctgtcagctctcctctcctcccgtcacctcccctcccctcccctcctgttacctctcctcccctcctgtcacctctcctctcctcccgtcacctctcctcccctcccgttacctctcctcccctcccctcctgttacctctcccctcctcccctcctttcacctctcctctcctcccgtcacctcccctcccctcctgttacctctcctctcctcccctcctgtcacctctcctctcctcctgtcacctctcctcccctctcctcctgttacctctcctctcctcccctcttgtcacctctcctcccctcccctcctgttACCTCTCCtattctcccctcccctcccatcacctctcctcccctcccctcctgtcacctctcctttcctctcctctcctctcctccccacccATCCTGTCCAAAGTCTGTGCATGCAGCTTTCAGTAAGATCCAGTAGTTATCTGGCAAAGATTCATAGTTATGTC includes the following:
- the LOC113588976 gene encoding collagen alpha-1(X) chain-like, translated to MGESGPQGIKGHHGLPGVFGLPGLGGLPGLPGLDGCKGSKGDPGFPGLYGLDGPHGPAGPKGQKGAKGDPVHRALSSPGQPGITGPPGYPGPPGPKGAYGPQGPPGETGPPGLPVRN